The Alphaproteobacteria bacterium genome contains a region encoding:
- a CDS encoding helix-turn-helix transcriptional regulator, which translates to MTRVETILWLFDEMRCGAALLDDSGSVFALNACAERILGRQLKEDCACRSEPDWPSKVLRRMFGKDFANPGGGIIVANGTASGAVRPLVACKMMLSRTAARKARSILLVVDLDERPRPRTGVLRQTFGLTEAESRLAARLALGESLQDIAAGHNVSVDTARAQLKSVLAKTRTHRQAEFVALVNRLAPLA; encoded by the coding sequence ATGACACGGGTTGAAACGATACTGTGGCTGTTCGACGAGATGCGTTGCGGGGCGGCGCTGCTCGACGATTCCGGCTCGGTCTTCGCGCTCAATGCCTGCGCGGAGCGCATCCTGGGGCGGCAGCTCAAGGAGGATTGCGCCTGCCGGAGCGAGCCGGATTGGCCGAGCAAGGTGTTGCGCCGGATGTTCGGCAAGGACTTCGCCAATCCGGGAGGCGGGATCATCGTGGCGAACGGGACCGCCTCGGGCGCTGTGCGCCCTCTCGTTGCCTGCAAGATGATGTTGTCACGCACGGCCGCGCGCAAGGCGCGGTCGATTCTGCTGGTCGTCGATCTCGATGAACGTCCCCGCCCGCGGACCGGCGTGCTGCGCCAGACCTTCGGCCTGACGGAAGCCGAGTCGCGGCTTGCGGCGCGCCTCGCGCTCGGGGAATCGCTGCAGGATATCGCGGCCGGGCACAACGTCTCGGTGGATACCGCGCGGGCGCAGCTCAAGTCGGTGCTGGCAAAAACGCGGACGCATCGTCAGGCCGAGTTCGTCGCGCTGGTGAACCGCCTCGCGCCCTTGGCGTGA
- a CDS encoding helix-turn-helix transcriptional regulator, with translation MLEIEALQSAAAEFTSAALIGENWESAIERLAFAAGARGGALLRNNKDYKVASVICSPEIRDPVKNFIAGQIPLPSRQTRLDFRHRDGFRFDYDDYSEDDLARDPYYQEFLRPIGFFWHAAVALDAEDGENIAISLKRPLKAGPYQPADARLLNTIVPEMRAAVRIARHVLSAEGTGVARLLRRRGLPVFELDFWGRVLRTHLFTDSSGAPVRVSRERLVATDRLVQPALEQAVARGVTPPGSPGVVALSDANGERRYLQIVPVAGPARDIFRATAAVAVLIPHQPGKRNAADYLAIRDAFSLTDRETDVALMLANGLSPIDIAKQLRIQVDTARDHLKSIFEKTETNRQAELVALLSRLQP, from the coding sequence GTGCTCGAAATCGAAGCACTCCAATCGGCCGCCGCGGAATTCACCTCGGCGGCCCTCATCGGCGAGAACTGGGAGAGCGCAATCGAGCGATTGGCGTTCGCCGCCGGTGCGCGCGGTGGTGCCTTGCTGCGCAACAACAAGGACTACAAGGTGGCGAGCGTCATCTGCAGTCCGGAAATCCGCGACCCGGTCAAGAATTTCATTGCCGGACAAATTCCTCTCCCCTCACGCCAGACGCGCCTCGACTTTCGCCATCGCGACGGATTTCGCTTCGACTACGACGACTATTCCGAGGACGATCTGGCGCGCGATCCGTACTATCAGGAGTTTCTTCGTCCGATCGGATTCTTCTGGCACGCCGCTGTCGCGCTCGATGCGGAGGATGGCGAGAACATCGCGATCAGCCTCAAGCGCCCGCTCAAGGCGGGTCCGTATCAGCCGGCGGACGCACGGCTTCTCAACACGATCGTGCCGGAGATGCGCGCCGCGGTGCGCATCGCGCGCCACGTGCTGAGCGCCGAGGGCACCGGCGTGGCGCGCCTGTTGCGGCGGCGCGGGCTGCCGGTATTCGAGCTCGACTTCTGGGGCCGTGTGTTGCGCACACACCTGTTCACCGACAGTTCCGGCGCCCCGGTCCGCGTCTCGCGCGAGCGCCTGGTGGCAACGGACCGGCTGGTGCAGCCCGCGCTGGAGCAGGCTGTCGCGCGAGGCGTCACGCCGCCCGGGTCGCCGGGGGTGGTCGCGTTGTCCGACGCCAACGGCGAGCGCCGCTATCTACAGATCGTGCCGGTCGCCGGACCGGCGCGCGACATCTTTCGTGCGACCGCGGCGGTCGCGGTGCTGATCCCTCATCAGCCGGGCAAACGAAACGCCGCCGACTACCTCGCGATCCGCGATGCGTTCTCGCTGACCGACCGGGAAACCGATGTCGCGCTCATGCTCGCCAACGGGCTGAGCCCGATCGACATCGCAAAGCAGTTGCGCATCCAGGTCGACACGGCGCGCGATCACCTCAAGAGCATCTTCGAGAAGACCGAGACCAATCGCCAGGCCGAGCTCGTCGCGCTCCTGTCCCGCCTGCAGCCTTGA